From Solanum stenotomum isolate F172 unplaced genomic scaffold, ASM1918654v1 scaffold9649, whole genome shotgun sequence:
ATGTTTATGTATCAATTTTCATGCGTCATGGCTaccttatttttaaaaaaaaaaggggactGAGACTAGCAGTAAGTTGCTGTCCAAAATACAAGTGCTCCAAAATCATTTCTTGTTCCCAACTTGAGTCATTGTTGCTCATTTCATATAGCCATATTTGTTTGGCATGCTCATCTTTGCGGTTTGATCACTTCTTGGTACGTTAAACACATCTATCTCTTGATGTTATTTGAGCTTAAGAaggtttatattttattttatttatgttctttgtTATCTGGGAAAGTGAAGTATTTTAAGTGGACATATGCTTTTGATTTTAAGTTCCGAATAGTTATGCTTGAGAGTTGGCTTATTTGTTCACTTCTTTGTTTCGAATTCCCTtacttgaatttattttatcttctttaCCATCCCAAGTAAAAATGGTTATTTCTTATATCATGGAAGCTTTTCTTTGAACTCGTACTaatatatttcttctttctttcgtTATATGCGAATGCCACTTGAGTCCATGGAACTCCACTTCCTATCCTTGCATTTCGGGGGTCATGCTTCCCTTAATCGAATCTAAAATAGACAACGAATAGGTCACACGCAGTATAGGGGATGAGAATTAAATTTACAGATTCTGGAAAGCTGAAAAAATTAGCTTGATACTGCCTTTATACACTGATATACGGTCCAACCCAACAAATACAggattaaaattgaaaatacagGTCGGAGGCGTCAAAGAGGATTGTATACACTTGGTATACAGTCCGATATACAAGAAAACGGGTCAAAATACGACCCGTATGCAAAGTACACACTCGCTGTATCACGATTTTTAGAAGCGAAAATGGGCTGAAGGAGGCCCAAAAAACGCAGCAATAGGCCCAAATTTGACATGCTCTTCCTTTCcctcctttattattttattgtatttgactAACACTTTGATTATCTTAtgttttaacttaattaaattccccaagaatggtcatttcattttattttcgaattaaagtatatatatttttattacttagtttttattttaatattagtctTGTTGACATTTTATGAACTATTCCCCTTTAGTTCATTCCCCCTTAAGATaaataaagtgataaaaataataatagtaataaataaataagttaaaataaataagttcttttacttagttaaaatttcaaaaagtagttaaaataaatgagttcttttacttagttaaaatttcaaaaattagttaaaataaatgagttcttttactaagttaaaatttcaaaattagtcaagtCATGATGAGtccttttacttagttaaaattttaaaattagtcaaaatcatttttagtcaaatcgccggtcaaccgcaagttagcaggcattccgagggcctaacaccttatcggaatgtacattgaacttcgaaccttttttttttcaattgattttatctgattaaatcttttgaaaaccttaagttttttcttgatttttactaaaaaattaagtggcgactctgttcttttggaaattcgatttctcttaaactataagtttattccattttttctttcaaaaacttagtcatttttcttttatttatattttcgagTAAAAtgctaataataatataacttagaTTCTTAAGAAACAATTACGAACTTGGTATTGTTGTACAACCAGTCGAGAACTAGCTTGAGTAGGATCTTGTAGAGGTAAGGTTTTTTGTCCTAAACAAGATAGAGGTCAACGTCAAAACCCCATCACCACAGAGGTGAATGCCTGAGTGAATGAATGTGTTGTGAACCAAGCTGACTCTGTAAGGGCTTGTGGGCTAAAAGTGGTGAATGAGACTGATTCAATTTTAACTATTAGGCCGAGTAAAATATCAGAGAGTTTTATTTGAGATCCAGACTCAATTACCATTTGTTAGAAAGGACTAGAAGTTAGAAAGAATGGTTATTCAAATTGTTATGGTGCATTTCTATTTCCTCGTCCCTTTTCTTTGATCAGTTCTGCTTCTCATCCCTTTCTTCtatctttgttcttcaattccccttttatttcttaaattcctTTGTAATTCCAATTAATATGGCTATACTAATAGTATAACCTAGTTAGCTAGAATTAATACTCATCAAGCAGTATGTCGACATTTGGTGATGCTGGACGAAACTGCAGCATGTCAAGGTAAAAGCTCCACACTCCATCATCCTCGAGTGATCTTGTAGGCTTAACTGTAACCTCTACAAGCAGGGGCGGATTTACGTAGGACGaagggggttcatccgaacccccttcgtcgaaaaattacactatttatataagattaaatttttaatatacgtgtatatatatagtactgAACCCCCTGAACATACACCAAAGGCGTAGCTCAGTGGCGTTGGGGGTTCAGGAATTCGCTCTACTGCACGCGAGGTCGCGTGTTCGAATCCGAGCAGAGGTATTTCTTTTATCAGCTTATATTTTAggcgttttaatttatttaaaaatataataatgcaATCAGAAAATGATATTTagttccaaaaaattaaaacgcTGATTGTAAATTTAGGATTTATTAGTTTAATCCCTAATTATaaagtcaaatattaaaaaacccTTTTCTTCTTGATTCGACAATTTAATCCGACCCTTTTATATACGATTCGACCCGTTTAATTTATTTGTGGATATTATTTacgtgattaattttttttttgaacccccttgatgAAAATCCTCCCTCCGCCACTGTCTACAAAGGAAGGTTAACGAGCCAACAAAATCTTCATGAAAACAAATTCAGCAAAGTTCCATGactttaagaaataaacaaataaattctAACAAGTAATTTGAATAATTTGACCATGTCTTTTCTCTATCTAGTTATAAAAAGTTACATTATTGATCGTGAAATGATAGTTTCAAACTTTTGATCCCGTTTGCCCTATGGACAAACTTTAAGGTAAAATAACTTATGCTTATTGGTGGCTCAACTTTGGTCCCTGGCGTAGCAGAACGTATGAGCAAGGAAATCACTGCTCTTGCTCCAAGCAGCACAAAGATCGAGGTGGTTGCACCACCTGAGAGGAAGTGCAGCACCTGGATAGGAGGATCAATCCGTAGCTTCCCTCAATACTTTCAACAGAATTAGtttcttttttgctttatttGACCGATCAACTATGTCTTATTCCCAAATAAGTCGATTATTTCTCGTAGGTCAAGGGATTCATCACTAACTTCTACTTTCTGTGCAGATGTGTCTAACAAAGGGTCAGTACTATAAATCTGGTCTGTCAATTGTCCACAAAAAGTGCTTCTAAGAGTGGTTAGATAACTTATATCCTCTCTTTTcaaatgaatgatatttttagttTCTATCTGCTCTGTCATATGCTAATCTAGCTTGTCTCACATTTATTCTTTATTCCAAGTTGAAAGCCACGAAGATGGACTATCTCTGCGACTTATGTTTGTTCAATTGCTTTACGTGTTAATTAGGCACAGTTGGTGGTTATATCTTCTTCTGAAAAACAAGAGCATTCTGAGTTAATTATGTGGAATGCGAATTTCCTCGTGTTTACATCAAAATTATATGTTCTAAGTTCTGGCAACAGAAGGATAGATCtacattttttatgttttgtatTCTATGGTTTCAGGTtgtattttttcaagttttggAAGTATTAAGAAACACCTATGTTATTCAATTTGAAAGCAAAGATTCATGTTCTTCATATCTTTCGCATTTATCTGCATACCAATTGTTGGAAATTCTATTGgctaaatgaaaatgttttgaaCCTATTGTGGCAATCAAAATTACTGTACAAATAGCTAACAAAAAACAGTTTTTTTTCCCTTGCTCGAAAGGGTACTATTTGATAGCTCCGTTGACAAATATTTTGGtataaacatataatatatatcctACTAACAAAAATTATTCCTTAGAGACATAAATTTTCAAGATAAACATATAAGAAAGTAAATGATACTTTATGgagcaataaataaataatattgtagTCAAGTCTTTTCATTAACTCTTATCGGAATTCTTGAGGACAAACTAGCTAAATCTTTTTGTCTACTCTGCACAAGTACCCCTAgtccctagactatgaccgaaatcacAGAGACATACCTTAACTAATctaaggttctattaccccctaaactcattttttgtgtaattttgtacaccttttggcttatgtggcacACTCCGTGACTCCACTTAAGTGAGGCGGGTGGGAGATGTTTGGAGGCTACGTAGGcgaaaaaggtgtacaaaattataaaaaaataaagtttaagggttaataggaccttaaattagttaaggtgtgtttctgaaatttcgatcatagtctagggggtactagTGCCTTATCCCTCTACTCTTATGACCAATGTTCAAGGCCCGGGTCTTATGTAATGGCTGAGTTGGGGCGAGATCAAGTCCCAAGTCAGGTTTGGGATGGGTCTTGGGTCCAACCGAGTTAGGGTTGGGGATCAAGTCCCTATTCAAGGTTGGGGTTGGGTCACGTCTTTAGTCAAGTTGGGTTTCAGGTTTAAGTTGGTATGGGTTTTATCGGGTGAGGGTCGGACACAAAGGCTACCCTCCACGGATAGTGGTAGAGGGGTGGACCTGAGTAAAAGGTGAGCCCAATCCATTTTAAATTGCTTATAGTAGCCCAAATTAATTACCcatgtaacacccctaaattctTTAAGCTATATGTTAATTttacagaagaaaaaaaatcatttagaaGGTAAGGGCTCCACTTATTTCTAATCCAAGTTATGTAGCGACaatcatttgtataattttcagttttttctcTCAATATGTAAATCTGATGGGTTCATTCTTACGTAAGCTAGAAAAagtcttctattttttttcctagAAAAGTGCATATGCTTCAATACATCGGATCCGGTGTTTAATTTATTATAGAATATGATTGATTTTAGATTCAGTTCGAGACTTGAGTATATGTATCTCGAAATTGGTTCAAATTCTACTAATACTCAGGAAATTACTCTTTCTTGTGATTTCAACTAGAAAtatgaaaatcatatcaaactaATAAAGGAAGATATTTCTCATGGACTAGTACAAATAGTTTTTAAAGTCGTTACAAGATGGCTGATGGGATAGATATTCAAACACTTGTTATCGACAACGGAACTGCACAATCCAAGGTTAGTAAGAACAAACCTCTTGCAATTTCAGTTTTATTCATTGTGTTGCACGTTGATGGATATTCAAACACTTGTTTCATTAGGCTGGGTTTGCTGGGGATGATGCTCCAAAGACTGTTTTCGAAAGTATTGTTGGTCGTCCTCGTCATACTGGCGTCATGCTTGTTATGGGACAAAAAGATGCCTATGTTGGTGATGAAGCTTGGCGTAATAGGGGTATTTTGACTCTGAAATATCCCATTGAACATGGCATGGTAAAAAACTGGGATCATATGGAGAAAATCTGGCATCACATATTTTACAATAAACTCCGTGTTGCTCCCGAGGAGCATCCTGTTCTTCTGACGGAAGTACCACTTTACCCCAAAGTAAACCGGGAGAAAATGACCGAAATCATGTTTGAGAAATTCAATGTTCCATCCATGTATGTCGCAATCCAGGCTGTTCTCTCTCTGTTTGCTAATGGTCTCCTAACTGGTAAGCAGAAGAGAAGAAATACTCGTTCTCTACTGTTTATTATTAGCCAGTCACTAATttcatttgttatttttcaacCAGGCATTGTGCTTAATTCTGGTGATGGTTCGACCCACATGGTACCCATCTATGAGGGACATGCACTTCCCCATGCTATCTCATGGTTAGGTATTGGTGGTCGTGATCTTACTTATTATTTATGGGAGCTTATCAGAGAAGGTTTTGCATGTAACGTAGCgatacaagaaaatattatttggaGTATGAAGGAGACAATTACTTATGTTGCACTGGATTTTGAACAGGAGATTGAGAAGGCAAAAAACAGATCTTCAGTTGACAAGGGCTTTGAGCTTCCTGATGGACAACTCTTTTATATTGGTGCTGGGAGTTTCCAATGTCCTGAAGTCCTATTTCAGCCATCATTGGTCGGAAAGGGACCGACAGGAATCCATGAAAAAGTCTACAATTCAATCATGAAAAGTGATGTTGATATTAGGAAGGATTTATTTGCAAACATTGTGCTTAGTGGTGGCTCAACTATGTTTCCTGGCTTAGCAGAACGTATGAGCAAGGACATCACTGCTCTTGCTCCAAGGGGCATGAAGATCGAGGTGATTGCACCACCTGAGAGGAAGTATAGCACCTGGATAGGAGGATCAATTCTAGCTTCCCTCAATACTTTCAAAAGAGTTAGTTTCTCCTTACTTTATTTGACTAATCAATCTTTCAAGTCTTAGTCTCGAATGATTGGTTTTAACTATGAATGTCTTCTTGTTAACTTCTTTTAAGCTCAAGGGATTCAACACTAGTAACTACATTCTATGCAGATGTTGATAACGAAGGGAGAGTATGATGAATATGGTCCCTCAATTGTCCACAAGCGGTGTTTCTAAGCTTTTGTGAGAACTTAAAATCCTCTACCGTTAGTTCAGGGACCAGCAGCATAAAGATTGAGCAGTCTGTTTTCGGTTTTCCTTGCTTGGCTTGGcttcttttctttgtaaatTAGCTGGTATACAGGAAACTGataataatataacttagaTTCTTAAGAAACAATTACGAACTTGGTATTGGAGTACAACCAGTTGAGAACTAGCTTGAGTAGGATCTTGTAGAGGTAAGGTTTTCTGTCCTAAAGAAGATAAAGGTCAATGTCAAAACCCCATCACCACAGAGGTGAATGCCTGAGTGAATGAATGTGTTGTGAACCA
This genomic window contains:
- the LOC125853129 gene encoding actin-100-like; this translates as MADGIDIQTLVIDNGTAQSKAGFAGDDAPKTVFESIVGRPRHTGVMLVMGQKDAYVGDEAWRNRGILTLKYPIEHGMVKNWDHMEKIWHHIFYNKLRVAPEEHPVLLTEVPLYPKVNREKMTEIMFEKFNVPSMYVAIQAVLSLFANGLLTGIVLNSGDGSTHMVPIYEGHALPHAISWLGIGGRDLTYYLWELIREGFACNVAIQENIIWSMKETITYVALDFEQEIEKAKNRSSVDKGFELPDGQLFYIGAGSFQCPEVLFQPSLVGKGPTGIHEKVYNSIMKSDVDIRKDLFANIVLSGGSTMFPGLAERMSKDITALAPRGMKIEVIAPPERKYSTWIGGSILASLNTFKRMLITKGEYDEYGPSIVHKRCF